The Mycoplasmopsis gallinacea genome includes a window with the following:
- a CDS encoding excisionase, whose translation MSFAKAVRLLVKQLLWNPNKWFGKEDFMKQTDIPIWERYTLTIEEASKYFRIGENKLRRLAEENKNANWLIMNGDRIQIKRKQFEKIIDTLDAI comes from the coding sequence GTGAGCTTTGCTAAAGCTGTTCGATTGCTGGTAAAACAACTTTTATGAAATCCAAATAAGTGATTTGGAAAGGAGGATTTTATGAAGCAGACTGACATTCCTATTTGGGAACGTTATACCCTAACCATTGAAGAAGCGTCAAAATATTTTCGTATTGGCGAAAACAAGCTACGACGCTTGGCAGAGGAAAATAAAAATGCAAATTGGCTGATTATGAATGGCGATCGTATTCAGATTAAACGAAAACAATTTGAAAAAATTATAGATACATTGGACGCAATCTAG
- a CDS encoding tyrosine-type recombinase/integrase → MSEKRRDNKGRILKTGESQRKDGRYLYKYIDSFGEPQFVYSWKLVATDRVPAGKRDCISLREKIAELQKDIHDGIDVVGKKMTLCQLYSKQNAQRPKVRKNTETGRKYLMDILKKDKLGVRSIDSIKPSDAKEWAIRMSENGYAYQTINNYKRSLKASFYIAIQDDCVRKNPFDFQLKAVLDDDTVPKTVLTEEQEEKLLAFAKADKTYSKNYDEILILLKTGLRISEFGGLTLPDLDFENRLVNIDHQLLRDTEIGYYIETPKTKSGERQVPMVEEAYQAFKRVLANRKNDKRVEIDGYSDFLFLNRKNYPKVASDYNGMMKGLVKKYNKYNEDKLPHITPHSLRHTFCTNYANAGMNPKALQYIMGHANIAMTLNYYAHATFDSAMAEMKRLNKEKQQERLVA, encoded by the coding sequence ATGTCAGAAAAAAGACGTGACAATAAAGGTCGAATCTTAAAGACTGGAGAGAGCCAACGAAAAGACGGAAGATACTTATACAAATATATAGATTCATTTGGAGAACCGCAATTTGTTTACTCGTGGAAACTTGTGGCTACAGACCGAGTACCAGCAGGAAAGCGTGATTGTATCTCACTTAGAGAGAAAATCGCAGAGTTACAGAAAGACATTCATGATGGTATTGATGTTGTAGGAAAGAAAATGACACTCTGCCAGCTTTACTCAAAACAGAACGCTCAAAGACCAAAGGTTAGAAAAAACACTGAAACTGGACGCAAATATCTTATGGATATTTTGAAGAAAGACAAGTTAGGTGTAAGAAGTATTGACAGTATTAAGCCATCAGACGCTAAAGAATGGGCTATTAGAATGAGTGAAAATGGTTATGCTTATCAAACCATCAATAACTACAAACGTTCTTTAAAGGCTTCATTCTATATTGCTATACAAGATGATTGTGTTCGGAAGAATCCATTTGACTTTCAACTGAAAGCAGTTCTTGATGATGATACTGTCCCTAAGACCGTACTAACAGAAGAACAGGAAGAAAAACTGTTAGCCTTTGCAAAAGCTGATAAAACCTACAGCAAAAATTATGATGAAATTCTGATACTCTTAAAAACAGGTCTTCGTATTTCAGAGTTTGGTGGTTTGACACTTCCAGATTTAGATTTTGAGAATCGTCTTGTCAATATAGACCATCAGCTATTGAGAGATACTGAAATTGGGTACTACATTGAAACACCAAAGACCAAAAGTGGCGAACGTCAAGTTCCTATGGTTGAAGAAGCCTATCAAGCATTTAAGCGAGTGTTAGCGAATCGAAAGAATGATAAGCGTGTTGAGATTGATGGATATAGTGATTTCCTCTTTCTTAATAGAAAGAACTATCCAAAAGTGGCAAGTGATTACAACGGCATGATGAAAGGTCTTGTTAAGAAATACAATAAGTATAACGAGGATAAATTGCCACACATCACTCCACATAGTTTGCGACATACATTCTGTACCAACTATGCAAATGCAGGAATGAATCCAAAGGCATTACAGTACATTATGGGACATGCTAATATAGCCATGACGCTGAACTATTACGCACATGCAACATTCGATTCTGCAATGGCAGAAATGAAACGCTTGAATAAAGAGAAGCAACAGGAGCGTCTTGTTGCTTAG